CGTAGCCCATGCATCGCTCGATGAGTCAGATCACGTGTGAGGCCGGTGCTCGCAAGGTTGAAACCGTTGAGCAACTCGGTGGTCACATCATTGACTTTGGCGGCCGAACCCAAGTCGATCCAAATCACAGGACATAGGTCGGCCTCTACACCGTCCGATGGATAGTGGACGGGACGCCCCCGACGGTCGTGCAGCGCATCATGGGTCCATTCCACATATCGTCTCTGTGCCCACCGCAGCATGAACGTGCTCTTGCCAACGTAGTTCGGTCCGGTCAACACGACGATCTGTTTGGCGCCCGGACCTTCCAGCATGTTGTCCCGGACGGTCCGGTCAAGAGCATGCTCGATCTCGGTAAACGCCGCTGTCGGAAGGTAGAGCCGGGCGAGCCACGCCTCGAGTTGCTCGATATAAGCATTTCGCGCCTGGTCTGACATGGCGTTCAGTTGCTTGGACGATCGGCTGGGAGGCGCGTGCGGTAGCTCTTTGACGCAGTTGTCGTGCCACTCCTGCGAGTCCATCGCCTACTCGGTCTCCAGCAAGTTGTCCCACGCCCGCCTGATCGACGAAGTCGGCACCGTCCGCGGTGCGATGCTGCGCACGGGATGGGCGCGTTCCTGGGCAGCTTCCGCCTCGGCATGATCGATACGCGACTGTTCGACCCGTTGTGCCGCAGCAGCCGTCTTGCGGCGATCCGCTTTCGATTTTGCCGACGTGAGTTCGCCGAGTTCGTTGATGATCAGTTGGGTTGTCAATCCGCGCTTGAACACATGGTTGCCGCCGCGGCGCCTGATCTTCCGACAGAGCTCGTCGAGGATGACGTCGGTCATCGGTGCGTCAGCTTTACTACGGCCGACCCATTCGATGGGCTCGATCCTGTCGGTGGATTCGTCATGAAACCATATGCGCGACAGATCGTTTGGATCGTAGAAGAACGGTGCGGCCCGGTCCCTTTCGCGAAATCGGCCCACCTCGACGTAGCGCAACGGCTCGAAGACAAGCGGGTTTTCGTATCGGAGGTTGGAGAATTCGACTCCCGCTGGTCCGATGGTGCCCCACTTGATCGGTAGGAACTGGTAGATCAGGTCGTGCCGCTGGGGGACGTCGATACGACCCGTGGCTTCGACCATGACGTCCCATAGGTCGAGTGGACACATCTTGGCGGCCTCGACGCCCGGCTGAATGAGACCGTCGTGTCCGTGTCTGTGGTAATCAAGCGCAATGAACTTTCGCAGGTGTAGTTGCAGTTCGCGAGCCGTCAACAGCGGCTCATCGGCGACGAGTCGCCCCCGCTCAGACACGTTCCGCCCCTTGTAGCCCGGAATCTGCTGCAAGCCACGTTGGATCGTCTCATGCCACCGCTCGACCTGCGGGTTGTCGGTGGGGTTTCCCGGGCGGCTGAGCAACAGGTCGATCTGAAGGTCGCGCAGAAGTGCACGGAAGTGCACGCTCGTGAAGATCGCGGCGTTGTCGCAATGAATCGCATCCGGCATCACAGACGGGATGGGGTGCTCGCCCTGCAACGTGTCGAAGTCGACCTCCAAGTCTTGACGCCACACCTTGACCACCGCACTCGAAAGGTCGACCGTTTCAGGCAGGCCGACCCATCTCCAATCGCTGACGGTCGTGCCTGCGACGAGCATCGAGAACGGCCTGCAGACGTCATAGAGGAGTAGTCCCGCTTCGAAGCCATTCGCGCTCATCGGGACCACCCGGAGCGCCAGGACCACGCGTGTGGCGACGTCGATAGCGGTGATGATCTCAACGCTGAGCGGCCTACCGTTGAAGGTGTCGTATACGAGATTGTCGGCTCGCGTGACATCAATCGCTACCACTTGGCCGGGCCGAACGCCTGGGTATTGTGTTGAACCTGAGGCTGTTTGCAGCTTCTTTGTACGCTGCGACCTGGTGGTCTCACCTCTCTGGTGCTTCAAGTTCGAGAGGAACTTCTGCGTCGTGCGCTGCGGCGCGTGGTAGTCGTCAATGCCTGCGTTACGGAGCTTGACCAGCACTCGTCTGTGCATCTCTTGGATCGCCAGATTCGATTTATCACCGTCCAGAGTCGCGAACTCTTCCTCAGCGATCGCGCGGTAGCGCGGATCGATGACTTCCCACGACAGGCTCTTGCGGATGTGCCGCCCATCGATCAATCCGAGCAGTCCCTTCTGCCTCCAGCTTCGCACCCAGTTTCTGATGGTGCTCTCGTTCGTCCCGACCGACGTCAGCTCGCCGTCTCGCAAGCGGCGCTGGACCTTACGGTCATTTCGACCCTCCTGAATGAGGACCGACGCCATTGCTACGGCCCGCTTCGACTCGGATACGCCAAACCCTGGACCGAACGGAGGGTATGGTTCGCCGGGTCGTCTGAGTTCAGGATGACCATCGCGGTATCCAGTCACGATCTCGAGAACAATTTCGAGTTTGTTGAGCGCGCGTTCGCGGGCTTTGTCGTCGAGGCTGTCCCAGAGCGGTCGGAGAGTCCGAGCGACGGCAACCGGCCGGCCATCGACGATATTCTGCACGAGCGGAAGATCGTTCCAGTCCCTATGCCGAATGTTGTTGAGACAGTCGCGAAGATCGACACCCGTAGGGTCGAAACGAACGACGAGCTCCGCACCCGTCTCCGTGAGCACCCGCGCTCCCTCGTAGAGAAATGTCCGGCCGGCGTTCATCGCAATACTTCGACAGATAGGCGCACAGACGTGTCCAGCCCCCACTGGCACGTCGTGTCGATACTCAAAGCCCCCTTCCAAACCATATGCCAAACAGACGATTTCAGTTCACCGCAGCCGTCGTCCGCGTCAAACAACGCTCCGAGGGTTGCTTCGTGACCGGAGACGAGGTCAACAATCTGGCGTTCATGAAATTGCAACCATGATGGCTCTCTTCTAAACCCGTTCAGCCACATGAGATTCAGCCGCTCAGCTTGAGCCATTTCGCCGAACACCTCATAGCGCCATCCCACAGCAGCGCACGCGTGCTCTGTGATGCGGCTCTGGGCCCTGAACTCGTCGTCCTGCTTTTCGGGTGCGCGTACGTCCCAGATAGTCACGCGCCCCTCGACATCAACGGTTAGAAGGTCGGGAGTGTGACGTCCAGGCAAACCTCTCCACGCGAGCCGGAATGGCTGCGAGACCATCCAGGCGACACGCGGGTCTCTGTCGAGTCTCCGGAAGAGGTCGTGCTCCAGTCCGGATTCGAGATGCACGCTCGCACCGTTAGTCATGGAGTGAGCCGTCACGGGTATATGGCGGCTGAAGGTGGACGAGACAATCCTTCGCATTGGTTCGAGACTGTGCACCGGCGGCGAGCTACTCCGCTGCCACATCCACACGATTTCGGTGCCCTGCAGCCTGAACGTCCACGTAAGCCCTGGCGCGCGCAATGCCAAGGCGTCAAGGAGATCGTCTTCATCGTCACTCGAAGGCATGGTTCGGACCTTTTCGTCGGTTCCCGCGCGCCAAGAAGGACAAGCCCCCGCGCGAGACCAGCGCGGACTATCTTACGTGGTCAAGACGACGGTGAATAGCACAAGTTGATTCTGCGAGGGTGTTGAAATGCGCTCTAGCCCAACCGATCTTCTAGTTTACGGGTAGCTATGTTAGGTCCGCGACACCAATTATTTTGAGCGGCGGATGCCACTCTACAGGCTCGTCGATCCCGAGGCGACGTAGATGCACCAGCGCCTGGTCTGGTTGCTGGGGCGCCGTCCGCGGCAGCGTTTCGTCGGCGGATTCGCCCCTGATCCTGAGCCAGTCCTGCCACTCGAGCCGAGCCGAGTAGACCAACTTCCTCCGACGCGCGTAGTCGATTTCTGAACCCTGAGTTACGAGATAGTCGCTCAGACTGATTAGCGTTCTGCATATAGAGTTCCAGCGCGGCAACGAATAGAGGAGCTCGAGTTGTTCATTCACGGTGCGGTGGGACGGGCGCGCAGACAACAGTTTCTCTGCACCACCGATCGTGATATTGCTGCCGACGATGAGCGTGGCGATCGATAGCGCGCGCCTCATATCCGCATCTACTGACGTATCCGCGAGCAGCTTCTCGCACCAGGTTGGCCACATCAATGCGGGTAGTGTCGCCGCGAAGCTCCAGTCATCGAGATAACTGCGCCGTGGGGCTTCGGGCGCTGGAGTTGCCGCGCGGTAGCGGAGTTCGCCCTGCGCTCCAAGCTGTTGCCTACTCGCCTTAATCGTGATCGCCGCAGCTAGCGCATCGTCGGTGCGACACCAGAGCAACTCGGTCTGGCGGGCTTTGGCGTCTTGGCTGTCTACCAGCCACCGAAGCCGGCTCGCTGATTCCTCAATGGTTTCGGCGCCTAAGACCTTGACAGCAACGGTTATCCCCACGGCGGCCTCAACGGTCCGCATCGATGGGTACGAATTCACCGCACTTCGTCCACGGCTCGGATTCGGTTCCGCGGAAAGTTCATCGAATGTGAATCCGCCTCCCAGTCTTGCTGCGGTTGCCAAGCCGTGGCGTGCCGCGAAGTTGATCGTTCGATTGGCCAGACTCCGGACCGCTTCCAGTGACTCACGACGCGATCGCGCCTGACGCGCAAGCACTCCGCCGCTCGGGCGGGCTCCGCTGAGAATCTTACCGATGAAGCGTTGCGCAACAACGACGTCGTGCTCGCTCCCAACCGCAGGGGTGGGCACCGACGTGAGATCGCAGCCGCACCGACATTTGGTCGGCATCGGAATGCTTGTGTAGTTCTGCCGACGCCGCTGATCCTCTCCACAACTCGGACATTGAGCAGCCAGCAACCGGCCGTGGGTTGTGCATGCGAATGACCAGCCCAACCGCCACACGAGCCGCCATCTGCCGCTCGACTCGTGTAGGCACTCGGGACAGAACCTCGACCCCGGTAACACGCCGAACGGGAATGTGCGGTCGGGTTCGTGTGAATCGGTGAGGACGGGCAGACCTTTGACGGCGTAGTCGTCGAGTGTCATCGTTGCGATGTCTTCGGCCGGGGTGCCCGTTAACACTTGAAGAGAGTCCAACTGGTACTGCGGCAGCCACCAAATCCATTGCGGCTTCGCGGCTATCGGTAGATGCAATTGGCGAGATACATCGCCGAGCGTAACTCCCATCACAGCCGCCGTCGCATCCAACCATGAATCGATGCACTCCCCTGACGCAGGCTTGACCCGCACAGGCAAGAGAGCGGCGGTCACCATTAGCCGGATCCCCATCTTGTGGCTCGATCCGGAAGGAGCCAGTCTGCTCGTAGCCGACTGCGCATACTTCAGGAAGCCACGTGCGGAGCGACGTGTCCGCCCTACTAGTGGTGCTGCGATCGCGCCGGTCTCAGCTAGGAACTATGGCGTCGCCGACTCGAGTGCGGCGAGGGCATTATCGCTATACGTTGACCCCGGTACGTTTACATCCACGAGCTGGGTGAGTTCGGACTGATCGAAGTAACCGACCCGGTCTCGAACCGCAAACGCAGCCGCATCCAAGCGGGACAGAAGGGCGAGAAACCCCCTGAGCCCTATGAGATTTCGGTGTCGATGTTCAATGGTATGCCGTCCACCGACGCCCGATTCGATCTCTCGAAGTTCAACATGCCGGCCACCGACCGCGTGGTGTTCAACCTCACCTTTCAAGCGCCACGGTTCAGATAGCACAACGGGGGAGGGTGAAAATCGGCCCCGGCGCGCCATGGGTAGCACGATCCAATGCCGCGCAATTGCTCGATATGGTGTTGGCAGCATATGGCTCTAAAGCCATACTTGTGGACATGGACGTCGACGGACCCTCGAGTTCTTCGACTGGCTGGACCGCACCGAAGACAAGGCCCGAAACGGGGACGAACCCCCAGACGGCTACTGGCCCGCGCAGTTGACGCGCTCAAACAACTGCGAACGCTCGAACAGGCACCGACCGAAGACACACCCGACCTAAGAGGAGTATGACAATCGAAGATTCGCCGGGCGCACAGCCCACCCCTTCGATCGCGAAATCGCCTTCCGCTTGATCTGCTTCTGGTTTCTACCGCACAGCACCACCGTCGTAGTTGCGCTCTTCGCCGCCGACAAAGCCCGCATGGGCGACGTCTTCTACAACAGCGTCGGAAGCCGGGCCGACGCCGCAATATCCATATGGCTTCACGAAACCAAGGAGGACCACGATGAGTGATGAAGGCAAGACGTTCCGTCGGATGAACAACAGGATCGACGAGCTGGTCGCAGATCCCCTCATCGCGGACAACGTGCGCAGCTACGCGGCTGAACGCGAAAACGTAAACCGGGTCTACGCCGAAGGTCTGGCCGACATCCGCCGCGCAGGAAACCTTACGCAACAACAGATCGCGGAGGCCTTGAGCACCGACCAAGGCACCGTGTCACGCATCGAGCGACGCCACGACCTTCTCCTATCGACGCTGCGCGACTATCTCAAAGCCGCAGGCATCGAGCATTCACGAATCGTCGTAGAACGCGACGGAGTCGAAATCAGCATCGACCTCGACACTTTCGCCCAGTAGTAAGAGACCACGACCTGCTTCAACTTGGCCAGCCTAGAGGTCGTCGACGATCAACGAGCGCGACATCAGCCACAAGGTGTCGGGATTGCCGTCGACGAGGTGCGCTCCTCGTCCGTGTTGGCGGCCTGGGCGGCCTCTCGTATGGCCAAACGCCGCAAAGCCGCTCGTTCGTTCATGTCGGCCCTCGCAGTCGGACCCCGAAGCACGCGTCCATCTTCGAGGACGATCCAGCCTGAAACCACCAACCACGGCAGGCTCTTGAGCACATCCGCCTCGCCGCGAAAGATTCGCTGCACTCGAGCATTTCGGAGGAAATCCGCAAACTCTTTGATGGTCGGGTTGTGTTTGTGCTTGTACCTAAACCTTGCGACCGCGCCAGCAACACGACGGCCCATGTCACGCGGCTGTCTAACTCGCAGCTTTTGTCCGGGTGATGCCAGGTAGGTTGGCCCAACGCGAAGCGACCGCGGCTCGTCCGAGTAGGCCAGCCAGCCGCGACCGGCAGCGCGCGCCATCAATGCCTCCATTCGCGGGTGCAAGCCGGGAAGCCTCTCTTGTTCAAGGAAATTCAACACGTCCGGTGAGTCGAAGACTTCCCTCCAGGAGGGGGCGGCAGCGCCCGAGCACCAACGCAGATAGAGCAGGTCACCGACAACTCGACCGAATCGATCGACATACTCGAGGCTTGGCGCAGGCGAGCAATCATGCAGTGTCTCAACCATTTCAACCTCGCAATCGGGTCTCCCGTGCCCTACTAGTAGTACTAGACGATACCGCACTGCGCCCGGAATCGGCGGCATTAACACGCTTGTGAAGACCGAAAGTTGCTGGCGTACAGTCAAAAACGCTTAGAGAGCCTGTTGTTTCGCGCGCCACTGCCGGACTATCGCGGTAGCCTCCGATCGACCGACTTTTCTGTCGCGGAAGCGCTCGTAGATGGTCCCGAGGCGGGGATCGATACGTCCGCCGTGCCCGATACAAAGGCCCGCCTCGCCCGGACTAATGCCACAACCTGCTAGTTCGACAGCAATGTCTGGACGCTGGCCATCACTGAGCCGGATCCACTTGATTACTAGAGATTCATCGTCTCCAAGACCGTTTAGTTGTGCTTCAGCCCACCGCTTGCTGAGTCCTGCGGCCTTTTTCAGTTCCCGTACGAAGTATCCACTCGCCGGTGCGGCGAGATGTTCTGGCCGCTGCGGAACGACAACATCGTCGAGTAGCGCCTGCAGGATCGGTGGATGCCATCGCGCAACCTTGTTCTGGCCCTTAACCTTCGACCGAGCTCGAGCCTTCGCAAGTTCACTCTCGAAACCTGTGTCGTCTTCGCCTGTCGCAAGCTCCGCCGAGTGGCCATACATCCCCGGACTGAGCGTCGCGTCTGGGTTTGGCCCAGTGCTGACGGTCCCAAACTCGCGCAGAAGGGCGCGGACGACCGGCGCCTCTAACTGGCTAGCCGCCGACTTCACGAACTCGCCGCGCCGATTCAACTCGGCGAGCAGCTGCCGAGGCGTCCAACCCAACTCACGGGCCAGTTCGCGCACTCGGACCTTCTGCCGTGGCGGAGGGTTTAGTTTCACCGGCTAACCAACTTGTTAAACAATTAGGGATCGTTTGTTAATTTCCGTTGCATCTCGACAACAAGAGTCTACTGCTTGGCCATGTTCGCGAAGCGGCTCAAATGCAGTTGGTGCGCAACGGTAATCGTCTTCGTCGGGCCGTTACGGTGCTTGCCGAGAATCAGGTCCGCTTCACCACCGCGCGGGTCGTCCCGCTCGAATGCATCCGGCCGATGCAAAAGTATGACCATATCGGCATCCTGCTCCAGCGACCCGCTTTCGCGCAGGTCAGACACCATTGGCTTCTTGTCCGTGCGCTGCTCCGGACCGCGGTTCAGCTGGCTGATCGCCACCACGGGGACGTCGAGTTCCTTGGCCATCAGCTTGAGGCTTCGCGAGAAATCCGACACCTCCTGTTGGCGCGACTCGTACTTCTTGCCCGATGTCATCAGCTGCATGTAGTCGACGACGATCAGCTTCAGGCCCTTCTTCTGCGACAGCCGGCGCGCCTTCGCGCGGATCTCCATCATCGTCAGGTTCGGCGAGTCGTCGATATACAAAGGGGCTTCGCTGATTTCGCTCATCCGGCGCGCCAGTCGAGTCCAGTCGTCGTCGCTCATCCGACCCGAGCGCATGTCGGCCAGCTTGATCTTCGCTTCGGCCGACAACAGCCGCATCACGATCTCCGACTTGCTCATTTCCAGCGAGAAGATCACGCTCGGCAGTTGGTGCTTGATCGAGCACGACCGCATGAAATCCAGTCCGAGCGTGGACTTCCCGACGCCCGGCCGCGCGGCGATGATGATCATCTGCCCGGGGTGCAGGCCGTTGGTCACCTCGTCGAGTTCGACGAAGCCCGTCGGCACACCGCGCGCCAACCCGCCCTGCGAGGCGATCGCGTCGATCTCGTCCATCGTCGGCTGCAGGATCTCCTCCAGCACCACGAAGTCCTCGGCCGCTCGCCGCTCGGTGACGTCATAGATCTCTGACTGCGCGCGGTCGACGATGTCGTTGACATCCGCGCCGTCGGCGCCGGCGTACCCGTACTGCACGACGCGGGTGCCCGCCTCGACCAGTCGGCGCAGCAGCGCCTTCTCGGCGACGATGCCGGCGTAGAAGCCCGCATTGGCCGCCGTCGGCACCGTCGAGATCAGGGTGTGCAGATACGGCGCCCCACCGATGCGGCGCAGCAGTCCGCGCCGGTCCAGCTCCGCGGCCACGGTCACCGCGTCGGCCGGTTCACCGCGGCCGTAGAGGTCGAGAATCGCGTCGTAGACGTTCTGGTGCGCGGGGCGGTAGAAGTCCCCGGGCCGCAGGCGCTCGAGCACGTCGGCGATGGCGTCCTTGCTCAGCAGCATCCCGCCCAGCACGGCCTGCTCGGCGGCCTGGTCCTGCGGGGGCTGGCGTCCGAAGTCCTCGCTCGGCGGCGGCGCATCCATATCCGAATGACCCAAGTCATCCACGACAGCCACGAAGCGGCTCACCCCCTTTATTCACTATCGAACGTGCATTCGATACTGCACATCGCGACTGTAAGCACCGACCCCGACAAATTCTCGGGATCGCCCGCCGACGGCCTACGCTAGACGTTGCTGGCGAGGGTGCAACCCGGCCCTGTTCATAGCCCTGTGGATCGCGTGTGGATAGCTCTGGACAGCCATGTTGAGTCGTTGTGGACAACCTGTTGATCAACCACATCACTTACTGCATCTTCGCAGCTAGGGGCACCATAAACCGGCGGGGATGCTGTGCATGAGAATTGCTCCGGCGTGTCGCCCTGGGTTGCCGGGTCGGGCGTGTTGTATTGCCGCCGGGGGGCCCGCAGGTTAACAGCTCGTAAGCTTCGCTGCGGGCTAACGATCAACAGGAGTTCGCCAGCGCGCACAGCAACGGCCGGGTGGAGGCGTATCGCGCCTCGACCCGGCCGTATTGACGCTGTCGTTACTGTCCGGCGACGACCTCGAGCGAAACCGCAGCAGCGATCTCGGGGTGCAGCCGCACCGCGATCGGGTGCGTGCCCGTCGTCTTGATGTGCGCCTTGGGCAGCTGAACGGTGCGCTTGTCCAGGTTCGGCCCGCCGGCGCTCTTGATCGCGGCGACGACGTCGGCCGTCGTCACCGAGCCGAACAGCTTGCCGCTGTCGGAAGCCGCCTTGACCGACAGCTGCACCGGGCCGAGGCCCTCGATCGCCGTCTTGAGTTCCACGGCGTGCTCGCGGCCCTTGATGGCCTTCTGCTCGCGCGCCCGACGGATCTCCTCGGCCTGGCGCTCCGCACCGCGGGACGCCGTGACGGCCAGCCCGCGCGGCACCAGATAGTTGCGGCCGTAGCCGTCCTTGACCTCGACGATGTCGCCCTGCACACCCAGGTGTTCGACGTCGGCGGTGAGAATCAGTTTCATCTTCTGTGTCCTGCCTATCGCGTCGACGAGCTGAACGGCAGCAGCGCGACCTCGCGGGCGTTCTTCACGGCGATCGCGATATCACGCTGGTGCTGAACGCAATTGCCGGTCACGCGGCGCGCGCGGATCTTGCCGCGCTCGCTGATGTACGTGCGCAGCAGCGCGGTGTCCTTGTAATCGATGGTCTGCCCCTTCTTGGAGCAGAACACGCACTTGCGGGTCTTGACCGGCTTCTCGGGAGCCGGCCGCCTCTTGGTCGAGGACTTGGCCATGTGTCTTTCTCTCTCTTACTTCTTTTCGCTGATCAGTGGTGGATCAGAAGGGTGGCTCGTCGTCGGCGCCGGAGAACGAACCCGATGCCGGGGCGCTGCCCCACGGATCGTCCTTCGGCTGCTCGGCCGGCCGCGAAGCTCCGCCGCCGCCGCCACCGCCGAATCCGCCGCCGCCTCCACCGCTGCGGCTGGCCTTGTTGACCTTCGCAGTGGCATAACGCAGCGACGGGCCGATCTCGTCGACCTCAACCTCGACGACGGTGCGCTTCTCCCCCTCGCGGGTTTCGAACGAACGCTGCTTGAGCCGGCCCTGCACGATGACCCGCGAACCGCGGGTCAGGCTCTCGGCGACGTTCTCGGCCGCCTCGCGCCAGATGTTGCAGCGCAGGAACAGCGCCTCGCCGTCCTTCCATTCGCCGCTCTGCCGGTCGTAGATGCGCGGTGTCGACGCCACGGTGAAGTTGGCGACGGCCGCACCCGACGGGGTGAAACGCAGTTCTGGGTCGGCGGTCAAGTTTCCGACGACGGTGATGGTGGTGTCACCAGCCACGATGTCCTCCTGGGCTTTGGCGGTGTGCGCGTGATAGTCGCAGGCGAGCCTACGGAAGCACTACGACGTGCACACCCCGTTCGGCTAGTGCTTGTCGGTCCGCATCACCTTGGTCCGCAGCACGGACTCGTTCAGGTTGAGCTGACGGTCCAACTCGGACACTGTCGCGGGTTCAGCCTTGACGTCGACGACGGCGTAGATGCCCTCGGCGTGCTTGGCGATCTCGTACGCCAACCGGCGCCGGCCCCAGATGTCGACCTTGTCGACGGAGCCGCCGTCCTTGCGGATGACGTTGAGAAACGTTTCCAGCGACGGAGCAACGGTGCGCTCGTCAAGGGTGGGGTCGAGGATGACCATGATTTCGTATGGACGCATGAAGACCTCATCACCTCCTACGGTCTGATCGGCCACGGACTGTCCGTGGCAGGAGGGTCGCCTGCGTCGGCAACCGGCCCAGGCTACAGGAAACCGCGCTGATCTGCGAAATCGTGCTGCGCGGCGACTTACGCTTCGACCATGTTCTCCGAGACGCGCTACGCGCTCAACGGAGACCTGCACGTCGCCTACCGCGCATCGGCACCCGGCGAGCGCGACGTCCTGTTCCTGTCGAATTGGTTCACCCATTGCGAGGTCGTGCCGGAGATGCCGTTGCTAAGCGGCTGGATCGAGGCCATGACCTCTCTCGGTCGGCTGATCTTTTTCGACCAACCCGGAACGGGCGCGTCCGACCCCGTCGCCCGGGGCGCCGAGGCCACGCTCGAGCAGTGGACCGACAGCATCAGCGCGGTGCTCGATGACCTCGGCAGCCCCGAGGCGGTCCTGATCGCCGTCGACGGAGCCTTCGCGACCGGTGCGCTGTTCGCGGCGACGCATCCGTCGCGCACAACCGCTCTGGTATCGCTCGAGGGGTACGCGGATGTGTTCGTCGACGACACCCGGACAGACGCGCGCACCGACATGCTGTCCCTGTGGGGAAGCGGCGAATTGCAGCGCCTGATCAACCCGGACATGCCCTGGAATGAAGAGATTCGGGCGTCATGGGCGCGGATGGAGCGGCTGGCGGCCAGCCCGGGAGTCGCGGCAACCATGCTGCCCTTCGTTGCGGAGATGAACGTCCGCGCCGTCCTTCCGAGCGTGCGCGTACCGACACTCGTCCTGCAGCACGCCGACGATCCGTACATCACTCCCGCGATGGGTCGCGACATCGCACACCTCATACCGGATGCGGAATATGTTGAGCTGCCCGGCAGTAACATGTACCACTTCGTCGAGCCGTGGCGCGAGTCGTTCCAGGTGATCGCCGAATTCGTCACGGGCGAACAGGCATCCGTCGCCGACGAGCGCGTGCTGGCGACGGTGCTGTTCACCGACATCGTGGACTCGACCCGTCGCGCGTCGACCATCGGCGACCGCGACTGGCACGCCCTGCTCGACGCCCACGACGCCGTCGTGCGCGCACAACTGACCCGTTACCGCGGCCGCGAAGTCAACCGAACCGGCGACGGCTTCCTCGCCATGTTCGACGGACCACAACGAGCCATCCGCTGCGCCATGGCCATTCGCGACGCCGTGCGCGCCCTCGGCATCGAAATCCGCGCCGGCCTGCACACCGGTGAATGCGAAGTCCGCGGCGACGACATCGGCGGCATCGGGGTGCACATCGGC
The window above is part of the Mycolicibacterium rutilum genome. Proteins encoded here:
- a CDS encoding integrase, coding for MLTETGAELVVRFDPTGVDLRDCLNNIRHRDWNDLPLVQNIVDGRPVAVARTLRPLWDSLDDKARERALNKLEIVLEIVTGYRDGHPELRRPGEPYPPFGPGFGVSESKRAVAMASVLIQEGRNDRKVQRRLRDGELTSVGTNESTIRNWVRSWRQKGLLGLIDGRHIRKSLSWEVIDPRYRAIAEEEFATLDGDKSNLAIQEMHRRVLVKLRNAGIDDYHAPQRTTQKFLSNLKHQRGETTRSQRTKKLQTASGSTQYPGVRPGQVVAIDVTRADNLVYDTFNGRPLSVEIITAIDVATRVVLALRVVPMSANGFEAGLLLYDVCRPFSMLVAGTTVSDWRWVGLPETVDLSSAVVKVWRQDLEVDFDTLQGEHPIPSVMPDAIHCDNAAIFTSVHFRALLRDLQIDLLLSRPGNPTDNPQVERWHETIQRGLQQIPGYKGRNVSERGRLVADEPLLTARELQLHLRKFIALDYHRHGHDGLIQPGVEAAKMCPLDLWDVMVEATGRIDVPQRHDLIYQFLPIKWGTIGPAGVEFSNLRYENPLVFEPLRYVEVGRFRERDRAAPFFYDPNDLSRIWFHDESTDRIEPIEWVGRSKADAPMTDVILDELCRKIRRRGGNHVFKRGLTTQLIINELGELTSAKSKADRRKTAAAAQRVEQSRIDHAEAEAAQERAHPVRSIAPRTVPTSSIRRAWDNLLETE
- a CDS encoding TnsA-like heteromeric transposase endonuclease subunit — its product is MPSSDDEDDLLDALALRAPGLTWTFRLQGTEIVWMWQRSSSPPVHSLEPMRRIVSSTFSRHIPVTAHSMTNGASVHLESGLEHDLFRRLDRDPRVAWMVSQPFRLAWRGLPGRHTPDLLTVDVEGRVTIWDVRAPEKQDDEFRAQSRITEHACAAVGWRYEVFGEMAQAERLNLMWLNGFRREPSWLQFHERQIVDLVSGHEATLGALFDADDGCGELKSSVWHMVWKGALSIDTTCQWGLDTSVRLSVEVLR
- a CDS encoding TniQ family protein, which encodes MVTAALLPVRVKPASGECIDSWLDATAAVMGVTLGDVSRQLHLPIAAKPQWIWWLPQYQLDSLQVLTGTPAEDIATMTLDDYAVKGLPVLTDSHEPDRTFPFGVLPGSRFCPECLHESSGRWRLVWRLGWSFACTTHGRLLAAQCPSCGEDQRRRQNYTSIPMPTKCRCGCDLTSVPTPAVGSEHDVVVAQRFIGKILSGARPSGGVLARQARSRRESLEAVRSLANRTINFAARHGLATAARLGGGFTFDELSAEPNPSRGRSAVNSYPSMRTVEAAVGITVAVKVLGAETIEESASRLRWLVDSQDAKARQTELLWCRTDDALAAAITIKASRQQLGAQGELRYRAATPAPEAPRRSYLDDWSFAATLPALMWPTWCEKLLADTSVDADMRRALSIATLIVGSNITIGGAEKLLSARPSHRTVNEQLELLYSLPRWNSICRTLISLSDYLVTQGSEIDYARRRKLVYSARLEWQDWLRIRGESADETLPRTAPQQPDQALVHLRRLGIDEPVEWHPPLKIIGVADLT
- a CDS encoding helix-turn-helix domain-containing protein, which encodes MSDEGKTFRRMNNRIDELVADPLIADNVRSYAAERENVNRVYAEGLADIRRAGNLTQQQIAEALSTDQGTVSRIERRHDLLLSTLRDYLKAAGIEHSRIVVERDGVEISIDLDTFAQ
- a CDS encoding translation initiation factor IF-2 N-terminal domain-containing protein, with amino-acid sequence MRELARELGWTPRQLLAELNRRGEFVKSAASQLEAPVVRALLREFGTVSTGPNPDATLSPGMYGHSAELATGEDDTGFESELAKARARSKVKGQNKVARWHPPILQALLDDVVVPQRPEHLAAPASGYFVRELKKAAGLSKRWAEAQLNGLGDDESLVIKWIRLSDGQRPDIAVELAGCGISPGEAGLCIGHGGRIDPRLGTIYERFRDRKVGRSEATAIVRQWRAKQQAL
- the dnaB gene encoding replicative DNA helicase; amino-acid sequence: MAVVDDLGHSDMDAPPPSEDFGRQPPQDQAAEQAVLGGMLLSKDAIADVLERLRPGDFYRPAHQNVYDAILDLYGRGEPADAVTVAAELDRRGLLRRIGGAPYLHTLISTVPTAANAGFYAGIVAEKALLRRLVEAGTRVVQYGYAGADGADVNDIVDRAQSEIYDVTERRAAEDFVVLEEILQPTMDEIDAIASQGGLARGVPTGFVELDEVTNGLHPGQMIIIAARPGVGKSTLGLDFMRSCSIKHQLPSVIFSLEMSKSEIVMRLLSAEAKIKLADMRSGRMSDDDWTRLARRMSEISEAPLYIDDSPNLTMMEIRAKARRLSQKKGLKLIVVDYMQLMTSGKKYESRQQEVSDFSRSLKLMAKELDVPVVAISQLNRGPEQRTDKKPMVSDLRESGSLEQDADMVILLHRPDAFERDDPRGGEADLILGKHRNGPTKTITVAHQLHLSRFANMAKQ
- the rplI gene encoding 50S ribosomal protein L9, which gives rise to MKLILTADVEHLGVQGDIVEVKDGYGRNYLVPRGLAVTASRGAERQAEEIRRAREQKAIKGREHAVELKTAIEGLGPVQLSVKAASDSGKLFGSVTTADVVAAIKSAGGPNLDKRTVQLPKAHIKTTGTHPIAVRLHPEIAAAVSLEVVAGQ
- the rpsR gene encoding 30S ribosomal protein S18, with translation MAKSSTKRRPAPEKPVKTRKCVFCSKKGQTIDYKDTALLRTYISERGKIRARRVTGNCVQHQRDIAIAVKNAREVALLPFSSSTR